From the Chanodichthys erythropterus isolate Z2021 chromosome 9, ASM2448905v1, whole genome shotgun sequence genome, the window CGCTTTTTCGACCTTTATGAAAAATTCTTTTATAGAAGgttcaagtggtgtgtgtaacgaattggaagcaagcagagtacggctgtttctaaagcacgcagtgccatctgctgttaaaaactaagctcagagagagagagagagaatcgtgatgcattcggaaaatctcagaatcgatccagaatcatttctTGATTCGTGATGCATcgatttattgtcccagccctaatagatagatagatagatagacataaagagagagagagccatATAGACAGATAGAGATTATATGGCACAGATAGACCTCGTTGGCTTCACTCTGCTGCTGTTCCTTCTTCCGTCTtctcttctctttctttttGTCTGCATTTTGGTTGGTCTTCCCGCTTGGAGATTTCCCAGAGCGAGGCTTTCCAGCTCCACGACTGGCCTTTGGCTTTCCTGCATCCGAATCGGTGTCAGAATCAGAGTCGACCTGCAGCAGAGCGAAGCGTGACGCCGTGGTGGGCACTGAGATCATTGCTGATGCCATCATGAACCTGCCAATGAGACAATCAACACATGATGGTCAGTTtggatgctgctgctgctgcttgaCATGAAATGATTGTATCAGATTAGTGTGAGGCATTTCAGTGAAGTGCTGGTGGTCTCTGGGACCAAGATAGAAAAACATATGTCATATTAATAGCATTCAAGAATCAGTGCAATGTACACATTAAGGACAACTCTTTTCGCATAATATACTGTTAATGCACACTGTTAATATAATGCAATCAAATAAAACCAGCTTTAATTTGTATTATTGAAAAGCATTATTGTATTATTGAAAATTATCATTGAAAAGCATAAATCTGCTTGCTGCAGAGTTAATAAACACTTGTCAACTAGAATGTGTAGTGAGTCGATTTGTGCTGGATTCGTGAATTGTTATATTTTAGTCTGTTTAAAATGAACTGCCTACTAGACTAAAGATTTGGTTATCACATTATTCGACACCTAAAATGTCGCTAgcttagactttttttttttagctcgcCAGTGCTGAACACAAGAAACAAACGAGCCCTATCGCTTTCATTTTTCCTGAACGCGTTTCATTCCGTTCAACATGTCTTGTGTAAACCTGCCGGAGTTTTGAGCGGAGACGCCGTTAAAATGAACTAAACAAACTTTCACCTGGTTATGACTGTCGGTATCCTCGCCTCGGCTTCGTGCGAATGGAAACTGCAAACACAGGCGAGAGTATGGCGGCCTGAACGGACACAAAAGCTTCAATGCTAACATTGAGTAGAAATGTTAATAACCGTCATATAGTAGTACTTACTGCAGAGGGCGCTCTGAGGCTCAGGAAGAGGAATCTTTGATTGTTTGTCTCTCTGAAGACATTTGTAtcctaaaaaatattttaattctaTGAATATATATACCTGACATGCATAGGAGTATCTGCCGCAGCAATCTATAGGCTATaggattaataaataaatgttttatcaagTAATCACAAATGACTGTGAAAAGTCTATGCTAATCAAGGGTGAGAAAAGCAATGCATACCACGTGACAACGCCAACTGATAATTCAGCAGCGGTCTGGAAAATAATTTAGGCCTGAATAATGAGAGAGGGTAACTTTAAGacattagttcactttcaaattaaaatttcctgataatttactcacccccatgtcatccaagatgttcatgtctttcttaagtcgaaaagaaattaaggttttgatgaaaacattccaggatttttctccatatagtggacttcaatggaccccaaacggttgaaggtcaaaattacagtttacagcgatcccaggcgagaaataagggtcttatctagagaaaccattgctcattttcttaaaaaaataaaatgttatatgttataaccataaatgctcatcttgagctctcttcttctctatttgaatcccggcagtgtagacactgctaagtgtattactgccctccacaggtcaaagtttgaactaaattgtcatataaaatatgctagtgcaagtatataacaattagttcaaactttgacctgaggagggcagtaatacacttagcagtgtctacattgccggaattcaaatagagaaaaatgctgcatcccaattcgcatactatgcgtcctaaatagtattcgaaaaaagaattagtatgtcccaaattgtagtatgttgaaatgagtattccaaagatacccggatggtgtaCTTTTTCTGGTTAGAATTtgaagtgcagatccgtgcacacttctaacggctaatattgcccataacacattgcgctgtggacgaggattcgattagaactacaaatacgaataaaaagtgtttaaaaactacaaacatgacggacgtgagaggtacgacggttaagataaaggggcttgaatgattaataagcagtgtctaacctgacaaaaagatgtttattaaatgttatccacattatatttcatctgcaacagcattgtgaacttttataacgatgtgtttggtcattaacttttaaatgcatcattatgcaaagatgaggagaattctctgcatgaaagacccatgactggcagatcaacgtgcgacttCATTTCTCTCTgaaacggtaggaaaataaatttaattcaatgtggaggattttaattttaacattgaagtccattatatggagaaaaatcctttaatgttttcatcaaaaaccttaatttcttttcgactgaagagagaaggacatggacatcttggatgacatgggggtgagtaaattatcaggaaattttaatttgaaagtgaactaatcctttaaatgacaCAAAAAGTCAAAACAGATCCCAGACACAGAAACATGACAATATGAcgattcttattttttttttaatgaaatattaaagTATTAGTATGAATTGGGCctatttatctgtgcacatctttcccctttttttttaaactcatgtgccctttaatcaaaataacttcccctccctcttgcaggacatctcatctcttctctgatgacgtgtttactggcgggagggcggggcaacctgtcaatcacatgagtTCACAGCAacagagtacctcagggatgacgtgtttttgtaggccaacccggaagttagcagcgcacgggttccctcgatcgaaagcaTTTTTTCCATAGATATTTTCTATGAAAGTGTACTTgggatatgaataataaaatgagaaaaatgtccACACATTTTGCCATAAAAAAAATTAGGTTGTTGTCGCAAAAAGAGCCTATTTCAGGCTTTAGTATAGCAAAAGTATGAGgttttatgtaacttttatatttgcaattacTGAATTAGTGTGAGGGACATCTGATTAAtaggaaaatgttgattttattacaaacacattttataataatattcagagaGCTCCCAGTGTCCATAACTTCAAATAATGACCAATAATAATAGGGATTTGATGCCTGAGatgggaaaatatgtttttctggaagttaaatatgtcattaatgttgtggggtgttcggaaaagtaatacattttggtaaaaaaaatctaaaaatgtataagTCCAAATCGTACCATTTTCATGGAATGACTCATATACACACAATGACTGTTTCCCACTATTCTCTTTTAACAAAAGTATTTATACCAAATGCAAATCACCTCATTTtcataactttatttaaaggtATACAACATGATACAAAAAAGAACTTGGCAAAAAAAGATGATGCTGTCAATAGTAGATGCAGCGAGTGTGATGTATTGGAATATGTGCCATTTCTTTGTGGTGTTTTTTAGCATAGGGCCACAGGTAAAAGTCAATAAGAGCAGAGTTGATGTGACAGCTCTTTCCATCTCTCTCCTCCACAAGCTTCCACAGATGGTGCCGGACTCTCTCCACACACCAGATGGAGCAACCCCTGATCTCCACCTCCCGCCTCTCACCCGAGCTCAACAATTCACCTGTGAAAGACCTAATAGTCACTATAATAATACTGGTAAGAGTATCTGTCTATTATGTTAAGATTAATCAATTATGTGACAAagatatttttgtgaaattcaCAAAAATAATCAAGTGCATGTTGCAGTCTTTCACATCAAACAAAGGTTTTGAATTGAACAAAAATCTCCAGGTTAAATTAATAGGACAACTGGAAGGCACAACAAACCGTTTTTCAATGTCTCCATAAGGGCATCAGAGTAGCGTAAAGCCCCAAGGTACACGAGGCCTTGTGGCACCCTGTAGTCAGCGAACATTGTCAGGTAGTCAAGGTTAGGGATGTTGCCCTCCCCTCGTGCCTCCATGATGCCCCAAAAGTCTGCCACAAGGATTTGAGCCCTTTTGTAAAATGAGATCTTCTTACCCTACAAATACAATATACACAAAATATTACACATTATGACGTGATATATCTTGTGAAAAGGAAGTACACTTTAGcaagcttttaaaaaaagtactttttacagaaataatatactttatagTGCCCATATTATGCTTTATCAGATATTACCCTTCATGTAATTAAGcggtttgtgaatgtaaaaggtcaaagatcaaagtgcatgacaaataaagtgattttctcctaaaagaaagaatcgattctgaactgccgaaacgagtcgtcagtaattcaAGTCTTCCTTCCCGTAGGTTTATATCATTTGCATAGTGCCAATCTATGGTTTTCATTACCTGCCCACAAACTACTAAATCTACTTTGACCTGGAATCAATTACTATAGTTGTAGCTAAGGCCTGGAAAcctttggtttgtgttgtcgacatactgagaagatgctgttttcagtgCTGCAAATCCTTCAAAAGGATGAGAACTCGTGCTGGAATTGATACGGTAAAGCCGACACCATCgttactgtttgtatcactgtgtatcaagtgaGGGAGATCCGGAGCTAAAATTCAGTTATGGTAATGGCCGTTTCATTTCCAACATGTGCTGTAAGTGGTagatcaatcacaacagactgagtcatctgaccaatcagatcaGAGCAGGCTTgcagaaaggaggggtttagagagactgaatttTCGAATGAACCGTTTTCAGAAATGAGGTGATGTGTAATGTATAtaccaaaaaaataaagtgttgttTGATCTGGGtccatgtaaacctattgtaggaaaTAAAATGAGAAGCCTTTAAAATGGCATAAGGGGCACTTAAGTACAAACTAAATGTAATGCTTTTAGACTCTTAActacatattatttacatttaaattaaattgtaatatagtttacattatattaaacaATTAGTTGAACTTAAGAGTGCTTGCTTgacatttatatttctatttaaactttatttaaattacCCATTTGTAATGATAAAGTTGTAATttagtatatttaaaatatatttactgtagaTGTAATACTGAATAACaaactacagttaaaattaaaatcaagTTCTTTACATTTGCTATAGTTTGTTAGTTAACgcataagtgtacttctttaaagagGACTTATGATTCAATGTTCaattttctttagtgtgtaatgttgctgtttgaacacaaaaaagttcTGCCAAGTTACGAAGCACAAAGTCACTCCAAAAGAGaattattctctatatcagcatcactgtttctgaactccctgaaacgcctccattgtagtcttgagttttcttccaggaacaaacacgtcacaatattcctaaTTCAAATAATTCCTGTCCAGAGCAAACGCAAAAAGAGGCGaagcctggttgagttagttagttgTGAGTTGAAACTCACGGGTATGATAAGGGCTATGACTTTTCCCAAAACACACTCGAAGCgactgaccaatcacaacacactggtccaactgaccaatcagagcacactgtgcTTTTTGGAAGGAGGTGCTTCTAAACTGAGCAtttctgacagactgggaaaagAGGGGCTGCAACAATATCAATTatgtgtaaattatttttttttttcatgtaaacCTATTCAAGattgaaaaggggcataataagTCCCCTTTATAGCACAACATAACATTATGAAAAGTTAACTTAAGTTCACTTAAGTggtcttttatttcagttaatattATACTTGAaaggatatttaaaaaaaaaaaataaataaataaaatttgaagtacactacaagtgcacattcaacaCAATTAAGTGTGCTTATTTTTCACAAGGGATCTAACATGCTGGTGAAAGCTAAGCAAGTTGAACTAAAGTTCTCAAAAGCCATGCTTTAAATGACTAAACTGAAATTGTACTATTGatttcaaaaatgtttaatgtGAATATATTCACCTCATATGTGGCTTCATCTCTGTATGACGGTATATTCTGAACAATATACTTCACCATCCTCTCTGCATCATTCTCACAATGACTCATGAACATCCGGAAGGATCCACCATGCTCCATGAGCACTCGTCCGGCCTCTGTTAGGGCCTGGTGACGCTCTCTCAGCATGGGCATGGGAGTAGAGTTGTCCGAACGCAGGACTTTGGCCAGCTCGGCCTCACTGATCTGAGAAAAGTAGGTGGGGCTCGTAATGGGCACTCCTAAATGAAGACATCATAAAGTTGAACTTTCACAGAACACAAAATGGttcttataaaatgaaaatgatataaattCAGAGATACATATTCAGTCACCTCCATCCATAGCTCTAGTCACCGCAGCACAGAGAGACATGTACCCTCGATAAGTGTTTCCCCTGCACGTGACCTCACACTGTTCTTCCTCCTTCTCAGGCCAGAAGGAGAAGTTCATGGTGTCGGTCACAAATACCCAGTTGATGGCATCATCCGAGTCTGGTGAAGGTGCTAGAGGATTCATCATTTTCCAGCCGCTGGCTGTGAATTCTTCACTGTCACGGAGCTCGTAAATCATCTGCGCCACACGTTTAACACCATCTTCATCCACGAACACATCTCGACTCCGCTCGGCCACAAACTGACCAGACTCTCGAGGGGACAGTGGCTCCTCCATTGTTTTCTGTTTGGGAAGAAACATTGCATGACTATGGCTATGTTCACAATTCAGtacttgcttagttggggacacttaaaACTGAGCTGAATTGAGCTGGCATATGATTAAAGCACCAGTTTTCTGCAGAGCTGCTTCATAGATGATTCAACAATGCGGCATTTCATAACTGACAAATTCTGCAACATCGACGCTGTTATTGAACgtaactgaatcaacattgaactgactcAAACTGAACTATTGTCTTTTAGCCAGTGCTGGCTCTGGATAGATTACTTGTAGTttacaaattacatgacaaaaattgtagtttgtaattcattacattacacattttagtTAATATAATCTGATATGTTTTGATACTTTTAGATTTATGTTTGACCTTACTCGTTTATCACATTGAATTGAATAGGATAATATTGTACCaaattgatataaaaatacaaggagaaagaaaatatattccaaagaaaatatccatttttgtCGAAAGAATTCCAGGCTCAGTTCACACTCAGCCAATAAGATTCCATGTAGCATTTTCATGGATCAGTTgtctcttctgattggttgacaaCTTTTGACAGCGTTTAATCCAGAAGCAAGCAAATTAATTTCTGCAAGAGCACGGAGAGATTTGGTAGCGCACAGGACACAGTTTGAGAGTGCACACGCAATATCTGAGCAAGAAGAGAGGCAGTTCATAagagagtactgtatatttgagaaCGGGCATCCAGTTTTGTGCGAGAGCAAAGGAAATCCGCACGCGAGCGGAGAGATTTGCGCTTGCGCATTACATTGATGTGCTCTCGCGTCACAATAATGTGCTCTCAACATTTGTCAGTAAAATAACTCCATAGGCAATCAGTACTGTGATTAACGACCAATAAAATCTTAAGAATCGGCTGCGGGGCGGCATGGGCCTGACTTCTGACGTCACACTTGGATGTGGGCCGGCCGGGTTGGATGTCCACCGCAGGCTGCAGCGAGACGCTTCTTCTCGCCCACACTAAAAGCGAGCTCTGCAGCAGACTTCTTCCCGACAGTCAAAGCGGCGTTACGTCACGAAAGTGCAGACTCATAGGAAGACCGCgagtgtttagggtgccatttgggacagggccaagGCCGAATTCCAAACGGCATTTTTGAACCCTTTAAGGGCACTTTGGGAAGGGGGACGCCATTTGTAGGGGCGTTCCAAATGGCTAGATTACACGCAAATGCCTTGCTCCATCCAAAGTCCCCATTTCAAGGGCTCTGCCCTTCAGAGCGAGTATATAGGGATGCTCACATCCGATTGAAATTCAACCTAAATGTAGTATGTCCAGATTATATTCATACTACATACAACCAAACTTTATagaacatacatttttttaacggTAGTGAAGTAGGTACTTAATCAAAATTAGTAACTACTCAGAGAGTATGTGATCTGTTAACGCACAGACCATCTGAATATCCCATGCATACTGGAAAGTTACATAATGTGTACAGTATACTGCAGAAATGGAGTAGACTATGCTATTCCATCTTTATGTGTtattcaaaaatgaaataattagcAATTAAATCATTACTTAAAAATGCATTAGATTTCTTAATCTTTGTTTTATGACTATTTTTCAACAATTGTAATTCTAACATTTTTCTAGAAACTTGCATTTTGTGTCATGTGCCTCGTTAAATAGTACTTACTGAAAAGCGTCAAAAATCGTACAGTCCTTTAAAATTTAATCAAGCAATCTTGCTTTAGTTTCCAGCCCTGCTAGAATATTCGGTAACTTAGTAGTCAAAGATCATTTCTACACAAGTGAGGAGTGCAGGACAGGAGGGTCTGTGTGTGAATGTCTCCTGGTACAAAGTACATTAGGTCGTTTATCTACTGCATATTTACTGAATTTTTTCTTCGTAAGTAAACCTATAACACCTAATAACAATTAGAATTTGGAAATACACACGCTGTAGTTTTTAATTTCCGTGTTAGTCAGGCTAATCTTACCGCTTGTTTTCAAGCTAAAACTCGTGTCAAACCATCACGCGGATTTTGTCTGGCCGTTTTGGCTTCAAGCGGATTATAAATGCGCAAAAATGCGCAATGTATAcagacaagttttttttttttgtacaaaattTTATAATATGCATGCTGTTTGGACCCCTAAAAGCATATGGACAcctaaaaatatattatgttgtTCAAAAATTAAGACAAATGAAGTCTTGGACACTTTCTGGCTATCAGACTTTATGGAACAGGTTTTTATGTTAATATGACATATGACCTACACTACACCATGAAAAATGACTTCTACATAAACTggtaaaacatatttaataacGCTCAGAACAGAAAAGCTTTAGCGTCATTCGTTTGCACTTGGTTTGGTATTTGTGCATCTAATGCaatacatttcatttcatttcagagAGTTTTGTGTTTTaagcaaataaaaatgttcaaatacCGTACAGTATGTTCAGGCTGTATTGAAAACTCAACTGTGTCAAACAATATCTAAACTTCATCACAAACAAGGTGTGAAGCCATCAAGATTACTGTCGGCCAAAGTGCGAAAAAAAATCTCTTGAGGCAACCATTTAACTTCATGTCTAGCATTGCTTGCATGAATGTCAAAGGAATAAGAACACAGGACAAAGTTTTACTGCAAAAGGTTCAAATATTGTTTTCGAGTCATATATGGCACTTTAACCCTCCTCTAATGATTGAGGTGATATTCTGGTAGTTCACTTGAGGGAAATTTAATAAAGTTCAAGATAACTATAATTACATATTAGGTGAATATGGACCACATCATTCTAAAATATTTTGCATATTCATTTGAACTATTTAAGCCATTTTTTAGGGCCTTACTGAACTACATTTGTAAAGTAGGACTTTACTTCATGTAggtatttttgttaaatgtttgtctagacatgatcattttcattttatagaAGGAATTAAGTGTATTGACACAATTAATAATCATaccacactgaaaaaaatggcAATTCCTTTATTTCAGACAAATGACAAACTCTACAAATGTGCCTGGTTGAAGAACTTCAGAGaaaatttgagtaaaaaaataaagataagaaaaataaaagacagGGAGAGTGAGAATTATTGTCCTGCTCCGACTCAAATATAGTCTAAAACTTCAAATCCActtatgttttcttttcttcttaaaaagaaaaacgcaTACAATGATTATGAGCCTTCTTTTAGGATGGCAGGCCTACAAAAAATTCCAGAGGtagagtaattttttttaaaacactagATTTTAAAAACCCAGCAACAGACAGGAGAAAAGACATACAAAAAAAACGTACTGCAAGCTTTCAGTACCTGATGAAAATATCTGTATTTTTGCTGAGGAAAAACATCACATGAATGAAACAGAGTGTAAAGGATATATTCATATGTCCATAGTAATCATTTTCCATAGTATCACtggatatttacattttattctctATCAAATGCAGTTTTAGAACACTCAGaggtgtttaaaaaataataataaaaaagaagggGGGGTTGAATGTGTACATTCCGGATCAAGCTTTTGGAATAGTGGAAAATTTTCCTAactaataaaacattcactccaaaagggggaaaaaaacaacaacgtcCTGTTGAGAAGCAACTATCTGCTCATCCAAGATTTGTGTGAAGTGATAGTTGGCccatataaaattaatatttataaaaacaaccaaaagaaagaacaatCTCACAAAATCCACAATCAAGGACAACCAGAGGGCTCGGGCTTGTACGATTCTATGAGGGATTCCTATAAAGGTGACAGACAAGGACGCGTCATGTGTCAGGCCATCACGCGGTGACGAGGACTTGAGCTTCAGTTGGATGGATATCCTGAGAAACAAGGGCTGGTTAGTTCTGGCGTCCCAAGAGGTGTAGAGCGCTGATGAACAGAGAGAGTGGGAGAGAAGATCAGTCAGCATCATAATGTTTTAGTCCACTGTGAGGTGATCACTCAATCTGTAACATACCTGTTCTGTAACAGGTACTGAGCGTTCTGGATCTGGTCTTGGGTTCCTGTGATGGTGATGATTCGGTCCTCAGAACCCTGTAGGGGCTCGTCAATTTTGATTGATGCTCCGGACTCATGGCGAATCTGCTTGATCCTCTGACCCCCTTTACCGATGATCGATCCGGCCAGCTGAGAATCACAGCAGGAGGAGTTAAATACGTGTTTCATGTGTAAATGGTATCGCATCAGGAGTGATTTACTCACATCTTTAGGAATAGTCACTTGTGTGGTGATCACAGGACCTTCACTGTAACTACTTCTTCCACCTGAGCATAAAGAGAGGGAAATGTATCATAATGGGATATGTACAACTGGAGAATTTCAAGtctatttgaatttgaatttttcttcttttcaaattattatatatatatatatatatttttttttttattatatatatatatatatatatatatatatatatatatatatatatatatatatatatatatatatatatatatatatatatatttttttttttattatatatatatatatatagctttggacacaccaaaccgatggTCAGCCATCGGAGAGAGAGAGTACTTTGATTGGCGGTTCAGCTAAGCGAATCAGCACacgagaaaaaaaagaaaaaaaaagcacaaatctGGCTAAAACAAATGACGGAGTAAAGGAGGAACACACTACAGGCACTTATTCTTGTAATTTCATCTAATTTGAacagtaaattattttaataaaaacatggCTTTGTGGAATCAGGACGTCAAAGCTACACGAGTAAGTCTGTAATGAGCAAGACTGGTGTGAACAATGGTAAAATCAAGCGTTGCTTGCTTTGTATACCCACAGTTCTAGATCTTCCAGTGTTTCGAATACagactactgccacctgctggtatggGGGAGTCATGTCCTCATGCAGGCACAGAATATACGTTCTATTTGATTGTCGGCTGTAATCTGTGCGGTGTTCAAGTATAACTTTTTTGCCCCAATCCGAGGCGACGTCACAGTCGGCTTTCATCAGCGCTAGTTCTTTggcgttggtttggtgtgtcccTATCTTATTATAACAGGATGGTGTACTTACCAGACTGATAGGAGGAATCCCAAGATGAATTATTGTctgaaacaaaaagaaaaagtaaataatCTTTACTGTAacagcagtggttcccaacctttTCCAACTCACGGCCCACACAATCAAACACTTTAAGTTTCTGCGGCCCACTGCAAGAATTTTAACGGACCCGACTAGGTGTCATGTTGGTTAATGATGACTTACAAACAGATATTAACACTGTATTTACTGAATAATTTACTGAATAAACTGGCAATGAACAGAAAATGCAGATAATGGGTTACACC encodes:
- the qng1 gene encoding queuosine salvage protein; the protein is MEEPLSPRESGQFVAERSRDVFVDEDGVKRVAQMIYELRDSEEFTASGWKMMNPLAPSPDSDDAINWVFVTDTMNFSFWPEKEEEQCEVTCRGNTYRGYMSLCAAVTRAMDGGVPITSPTYFSQISEAELAKVLRSDNSTPMPMLRERHQALTEAGRVLMEHGGSFRMFMSHCENDAERMVKYIVQNIPSYRDEATYEGKKISFYKRAQILVADFWGIMEARGEGNIPNLDYLTMFADYRVPQGLVYLGALRYSDALMETLKNGELLSSGERREVEIRGCSIWCVERVRHHLWKLVEERDGKSCHINSALIDFYLWPYAKKHHKEMAHIPIHHTRCIYY